The following are encoded in a window of Candidatus Fluviicola riflensis genomic DNA:
- a CDS encoding succinate--CoA ligase subunit beta, protein MNLHEYQGKSILQKYGVAIQRGVVVEKVEDAVAAAKQLTEDTGTSWYVVKAQIHAGGRGKGVVAETGSHGVVLAKGIDQVEEKVKGILGGHLETAQTNGVGKKVNKILLAEDVYYPGESEVSEFYMSVLLDRELGRNVIVYSTEGGMDIETVAHDTPHLINREVIDPRVGIQGFQARKIAFDLGLSGEAFKQMTKFVVALYAAYEGCDASMFEINPVLKTSDNKIIAVDAKVTLDGNSLFRHPDYLAMRDTSEEDPTEVEADAAGLNFVKLDGNVACMVNGAGLAMATMDIIKYSGGNPANFLDVGGTADAERVEKAFHIILKDPNVKAILINIFGGIVRCDRVAQGVVDAYKNIGNIPVPIIVRLQGTNAIEAKKIIDDSGLNVHSAVLLQEAADKVKEVLA, encoded by the coding sequence ATGAACTTACACGAATATCAGGGTAAATCCATTTTGCAGAAATACGGCGTAGCCATTCAGCGCGGTGTTGTAGTTGAAAAAGTTGAAGATGCAGTTGCTGCAGCGAAACAATTGACAGAAGATACAGGTACCAGCTGGTATGTGGTAAAAGCACAGATTCACGCAGGTGGACGTGGAAAAGGTGTTGTAGCTGAAACCGGTTCGCATGGTGTGGTTCTTGCCAAAGGAATTGACCAGGTCGAAGAAAAAGTGAAAGGCATTTTAGGTGGTCACTTAGAAACTGCTCAAACAAACGGTGTAGGTAAAAAAGTCAACAAAATCTTGTTGGCCGAAGACGTATACTATCCGGGCGAATCAGAAGTTTCCGAATTCTACATGTCCGTATTGCTCGACCGTGAATTGGGCCGCAACGTAATCGTTTATTCTACCGAAGGTGGTATGGATATCGAAACAGTAGCGCACGATACGCCGCATTTGATCAACCGTGAGGTAATCGATCCGCGCGTTGGTATTCAGGGATTCCAGGCACGTAAAATTGCGTTTGACCTTGGTTTGTCAGGCGAGGCATTCAAACAAATGACCAAATTCGTTGTAGCATTATATGCCGCTTACGAAGGTTGCGATGCTTCCATGTTTGAAATCAACCCGGTGTTGAAAACATCTGACAATAAAATCATTGCCGTTGATGCGAAAGTAACTCTTGATGGAAACTCATTGTTCCGTCACCCGGATTACCTGGCTATGCGTGATACTTCCGAAGAAGATCCGACAGAAGTAGAAGCAGATGCAGCAGGTTTGAACTTCGTGAAACTGGATGGAAACGTTGCCTGCATGGTAAACGGTGCAGGTTTAGCGATGGCAACCATGGATATCATTAAATATTCAGGTGGAAATCCAGCTAATTTCCTTGATGTAGGTGGGACAGCCGATGCCGAGCGTGTTGAAAAAGCATTCCATATCATTTTGAAAGATCCGAACGTAAAAGCAATTCTGATCAACATCTTTGGTGGAATCGTTCGTTGTGACCGTGTTGCTCAGGGAGTTGTAGATGCTTACAAAAATATCGGGAACATTCCGGTGCCGATCATTGTTCGTTTACAGGGTACAAACGCCATTGAAGCGAAGAAAATCATCGATGATTCGGGCTTGAATGTGCATTCAGCGGTATTGTTGCAGGAAGCAGCAGATAAAGTAAAAGAAGTATTGGCGTAA
- a CDS encoding dihydrodipicolinate reductase: MKIGLIGFGKTGRSVASAILQNSGFCLEWILKQKKSLEDRSASEFLGVDSDDPGCIYSTQSVTMDELLDKHPVDVIIDFSSSKGLHTYGEAAASRGIKIISAISHYEETDQLYLKTLSESTTVFWSPNITLGVNYLLFVSKLLKKIAPWVDVEIVEEHFKGKDGISGTAIRIAEALDVEEKDINSVRAGGIVGKHEVIFGFPYQTVRLIHESIAREAFGNGVLFVAENLKDKPSGLYTFEDILIPYFDVHELN; encoded by the coding sequence ATGAAAATCGGATTGATCGGATTTGGTAAAACAGGCAGGTCTGTTGCCTCAGCAATTTTGCAAAACAGCGGGTTTTGTCTTGAATGGATTTTAAAGCAAAAAAAGTCTTTGGAAGATCGGTCTGCTTCTGAATTTCTTGGGGTTGATTCGGATGATCCCGGATGTATTTACTCCACACAATCCGTTACTATGGATGAACTTCTTGATAAACATCCGGTTGATGTAATCATTGATTTTTCTTCGAGTAAGGGTTTGCATACTTATGGAGAGGCTGCTGCTTCCCGTGGAATCAAAATCATATCGGCAATCTCGCATTATGAAGAAACCGATCAACTTTACTTAAAAACGCTCTCGGAATCTACAACAGTGTTTTGGTCGCCTAATATTACACTTGGGGTCAATTACTTATTATTTGTTTCGAAACTTCTCAAAAAAATTGCTCCATGGGTGGATGTCGAAATCGTTGAAGAGCATTTTAAAGGAAAAGACGGAATTTCGGGAACTGCCATTAGAATTGCTGAGGCCTTGGACGTAGAAGAAAAGGACATCAATTCAGTGCGGGCAGGTGGAATTGTTGGTAAACATGAGGTGATTTTCGGGTTTCCTTATCAAACTGTGCGCCTCATTCACGAATCAATAGCACGGGAAGCTTTTGGAAATGGCGTTTTGTTTGTTGCGGAAAACCTGAAGGACAAACCTTCGGGACTTTATACTTTCGAAGATATCCTGATTCCTTATTTCGATGTTCATGAATTGAATTGA
- the nhaA gene encoding Na+/H+ antiporter NhaA, with protein MTKSPIDKLLQPVHRFIHREFTGGIVLFISVIIALAWANSPWSESYHHLWETTFSIDFNGNSFSHPLHVWINDGLMALFFFVIGLELKREFMAGELSTAKKASLPMIAALGGMIVPALIYVVINFNSGTAKGWGIPMATDIAFALALLSLAGKHIPVSVKVFLSALAVADDLGAVLVIAFFYTSHIAFLPLLIALGLLILLVLGNVLGVRSIFFYLIIGIAVWVCFLFSGVHATIAGVLVAFTIPARTKIDEEEFARKTRRQLNEFEEQIPLSSTLTTGEQHDTIQQMKKLCQDAETPLQKIEDKLHPWVAFVIMPLFALSNAGMIIHGDFFASLGNPVSIGIIIGLLAGKFIGVFSFAWLAVRFKISDLPEGVNWMHVMGVSVLAGVGFTMSLFVTGLAFADAALINQAKYGILIASFVAGVTGVLLLKLTKKASKVSG; from the coding sequence ATGACAAAATCCCCGATTGACAAGCTCTTACAACCTGTACATCGTTTTATACATCGAGAATTTACCGGGGGAATCGTGCTTTTCATCAGTGTGATCATCGCTTTGGCATGGGCCAACTCTCCGTGGTCGGAATCCTACCATCATTTATGGGAAACCACGTTTTCAATCGATTTTAACGGGAATAGTTTCAGTCATCCTTTACACGTTTGGATTAACGATGGTTTAATGGCGTTGTTCTTCTTCGTGATCGGTTTAGAACTAAAACGGGAATTCATGGCCGGGGAGTTGTCGACGGCAAAAAAAGCGTCGTTACCGATGATCGCTGCCCTCGGTGGTATGATCGTTCCGGCTTTGATTTATGTGGTGATTAATTTCAATTCAGGAACTGCTAAAGGATGGGGAATACCAATGGCAACCGATATTGCCTTTGCGCTCGCGTTGTTGTCATTGGCGGGTAAGCATATTCCTGTGTCTGTGAAGGTATTTCTTTCGGCCCTGGCTGTGGCTGATGACCTGGGGGCTGTTTTAGTGATTGCTTTCTTTTACACATCACATATTGCTTTCCTGCCATTATTGATTGCCCTGGGATTGCTGATTTTACTGGTGCTCGGTAATGTTTTGGGGGTACGCAGTATCTTTTTCTATCTTATTATCGGGATCGCAGTATGGGTTTGTTTTCTTTTCTCGGGCGTTCATGCCACCATTGCCGGCGTACTCGTAGCATTTACTATACCGGCCCGCACCAAAATCGACGAGGAAGAATTTGCCCGTAAAACCCGCAGACAGCTGAATGAATTTGAAGAACAAATCCCACTGAGCAGTACACTGACGACTGGCGAGCAGCACGATACGATCCAGCAAATGAAAAAACTTTGCCAGGATGCCGAAACACCGCTGCAAAAGATCGAAGATAAGCTGCATCCCTGGGTAGCATTTGTTATCATGCCATTGTTCGCCTTATCGAATGCCGGAATGATCATACATGGTGATTTCTTTGCTTCACTTGGGAATCCCGTGAGTATTGGTATTATCATCGGGCTTCTTGCTGGAAAGTTCATTGGTGTATTTTCCTTTGCGTGGCTGGCAGTGCGTTTCAAAATCTCCGATTTACCCGAAGGAGTGAACTGGATGCACGTAATGGGTGTATCCGTTCTTGCCGGGGTTGGTTTTACCATGTCTTTGTTTGTAACAGGGCTCGCATTTGCCGACGCTGCCCTAATTAATCAGGCGAAATATGGGATTCTCATAGCTTCTTTTGTGGCCGGTGTAACAGGCGTTCTTCTTCTTAAATTGACTAAAAAAGCCTCAAAGGTTTCAGGATAG
- a CDS encoding TIGR00341 family protein, producing MERIDILRELKRSVVRRFNLRHDQADEAEVIDSITRNSDFIGANLWTLIFAILIASIGLNMNSAAVIIGAMLISPLMGPIMGIGLGIGTNDFDLVKKGLRNLLIATVISIGTSAIYFWITPIHSAQSELLARTTPSVWDVFIAFFGGLAGVVAATRKEKSNAIPGVAIATALMPPLCTAGFGLATGQFYYFLGALYLYCINSIFICISTFLIIRLMKFKRKSFADSTYGRKVSRYILITTLITIIPSVYLTYGIVNKSLFENASRKFVEEQFRFKNTQVISKTFRYDKETPEIDLLLIGYELPVQTIDSIRNTMKKYDLQDAKLLIRQGLNAEREIDFSQIKASILKDVFARDSLIDNQSQLNGKFPNIYAELKALYPAIISYSANSAVQFNTNSTDTLTQVVADFPKSLKLAERLQLERWLKNRLQVDTLKLIIE from the coding sequence ATGGAACGAATCGATATACTTAGGGAACTGAAACGGTCTGTGGTTCGTCGATTCAATCTGCGACACGATCAGGCAGACGAAGCTGAGGTGATTGATTCGATTACCCGGAATTCCGATTTTATCGGTGCAAACCTGTGGACATTAATCTTTGCTATTCTCATCGCTTCTATCGGCTTGAATATGAATTCAGCTGCTGTTATTATCGGTGCGATGCTGATATCCCCGCTTATGGGACCAATTATGGGAATCGGGCTTGGCATCGGGACGAATGATTTCGACCTGGTAAAAAAAGGACTTCGAAACTTGCTTATAGCTACAGTCATTAGTATCGGTACTTCGGCAATTTACTTTTGGATTACACCGATCCATTCTGCCCAAAGCGAACTGCTTGCAAGAACTACACCATCTGTCTGGGACGTGTTCATTGCTTTTTTCGGTGGTTTGGCAGGTGTTGTTGCAGCAACCCGAAAAGAAAAAAGTAATGCCATTCCCGGTGTAGCCATTGCAACAGCTTTAATGCCTCCGTTATGTACTGCGGGTTTTGGGCTGGCTACCGGACAGTTTTACTATTTTTTGGGCGCGCTGTATTTGTATTGCATCAACAGTATTTTTATTTGTATCAGTACGTTTTTGATTATCAGGCTGATGAAATTCAAGCGGAAATCATTTGCAGATTCAACCTACGGAAGAAAAGTATCAAGGTACATTCTAATTACAACACTTATCACTATCATTCCGAGTGTTTACCTGACTTATGGCATTGTCAACAAAAGCCTTTTTGAAAATGCATCACGAAAATTTGTAGAAGAGCAGTTCCGTTTTAAAAATACCCAGGTCATTTCCAAGACTTTCCGGTATGACAAAGAAACTCCGGAAATCGATTTGTTGCTGATCGGTTATGAACTTCCTGTTCAAACAATTGATTCAATTCGTAACACTATGAAAAAATATGATCTGCAAGATGCAAAATTACTAATCCGGCAAGGATTGAATGCAGAACGCGAAATCGATTTTTCGCAGATCAAAGCAAGTATTTTGAAAGATGTTTTCGCCAGGGATTCATTAATTGATAATCAATCGCAACTCAACGGAAAGTTTCCAAACATTTATGCAGAACTCAAGGCACTTTACCCCGCCATCATTTCTTATAGTGCAAACAGTGCTGTGCAATTCAATACCAATTCAACGGACACTTTAACACAGGTGGTTGCTGATTTTCCAAAATCATTGAAATTAGCGGAACGTTTACAATTAGAACGATGGTTGAAAAACCGGCTTCAAGTTGACACATTGAAATTAATTATTGAATGA